The genomic stretch AGCTCGCCGCGGGTCTTCTCGTCGATCTTCGTGTAGCTGCCGAGGACCGCGCGCACCTCGTCGGGGTGGGAGCCGGCGTACGTCAAAGACTCGTTGATCGCCTCGGTGAACCGCTTGACCAGGTCGGCGTCCTCACCGGCGAGCTTGGCCGAGGTGAAGTACGCGGCCACCGTCAGGCCGGGCGCGGCGTCGACGAAGTTGGACGCCACCAGCCGCCCGCCGGCCGCCTTGACCTGCGACAGTTGCGGCTCCACAACCCAGGACGCGTCGACCTGCCCGTCCTGCAGCGCGGCCGGCATGTTCGGGAACGGCATCTCGACGAAGGCGACGCTCTTCGGGTCGCCGCCGGCCTTGCGCACGGATTCCCGTACGGTCGTGTCGCCGATGTTCTTGAGGGTGTTGACCGAGATCTTCTTGCCGGCCAGGTCGGCGGCCGTCTTGATCGGGCTGTCCGCCTTCACCATCACGGCGCCGAAGTCCTTGCCCTGCTCGCCGGTCGACGCGACGCCGGCCGCCACCGTCTTGATCGGCACGTTCTTGGTCTGCGCGATCAGCAGCGATGTCATGTTGCTGAAGCCGAACTGGAACTGGCCGCTCACGACGCCGGGCACGATGGCTGCGCCGCCCTGCCCGGCCTCCATGGTCAGCTCGATGTTGCGGCTGGTGAAGAACCCCTTCTCCTTGCCGAGATAGATGGGCGCCACGTCGAGGATCGGGATGACGCCGACCTTCACCTGGTCGGCGCCGGACTCGGTCCCGCCGGACGATTCGCCCGAGGAGCCGCAGGCCGTGGCCGTGAGAAGCAGCCCGGCCAGTGCCAATCCGCTCAAGGCGCGTCGCATGCGTTGCCTCCGGCATTCCGAACGAGAAGTCCTCGTAGGAACGTAGGTCGCGCGCCGTTTCCAGTCAACGATCTTCGTCGATGCCCGTACGGCGGCACGTGCTCGCGATCGATGTCCACGTTCCCCTGCACGGGAAAAGGGTTACCGAAACTTTCGGAACCGGTAATGTCCCTTTAATGGCCAATAGTGACGACTGGGAGCGCGCCCATCGTCAATGGTAAACAACATTGGTCGTTGTGGTTTCCGGAACTTGTCGTTAACGTTTCGATCGATCCGGGTCACTTTCTGCTGCAGCGGTCCGCAGGGCGCTTCCACCGGCGCCCTCGGTTCGTGCCGTCCCCTCAGCTCGAAAGGCACCTGCCATGAGACATATCCCCAAGAGCCGGCATGTCCTCGCCGGTTCACTCGGCCTGCTGGTCGCGGCCGGCGCCTTGACCGTGGCCTCCACCGCGAACGCCGCCACCACGCTGGGCGCGTCCGCGGCCGCCTCCGGCCGGTACTTCGGCACCGCCGTCGCGGCGTACAAGCTGAGCGACTCGACGTACTCGGGCATCCTGAACCGGGAGTTCAACTCGATCACGCCCGAGAACGAGATGAAGTGGGACGCGACCGAGCCGCAGCAGAATCAGTTCAGCTTCGGCTCGGCCGACCAGATCGTGGCGCGGGCCCGGTCCATCGGGGCCAAGGTACGCGGCCACGCGCTCGCCTGGCACCAGCAGCAGCCGGGCTGGACCTCGAGCCTGAGCGGCACCGCGCTGCGCAACGCGATGCTCAACCACGTCACCCAGGTCGCCACCCACTACAAGGGCCAGATCGACTCGTGGGACGTGGTCAACGAGGCGTTCGAGGACGGCGGGTCCGGCGCCCGCCGCGACTCCAACCTGCAGCGCACCGGCAACGACTGGATCGAGGCCGCGTTCCGCGCCGCCCGCGCCGCCGACCCGGCCGCCAAGCTCTGCTACAACGACTACAACACCGACGGGCAGAACGCGAAGAGCAATGCGGTCTACGCGATGGTGCAGGACTTCAAGGCCCGCGGCGTGCCGATCGACTGCGTCGGCTTCCAGTCGCACTTCAACGCGCAGTCCCCGCTGCCCTCGGACTACCAGGCCAACCTGCAGCGCTTCGCCAACCTGG from Paractinoplanes brasiliensis encodes the following:
- a CDS encoding endo-1,4-beta-xylanase — translated: MRHIPKSRHVLAGSLGLLVAAGALTVASTANAATTLGASAAASGRYFGTAVAAYKLSDSTYSGILNREFNSITPENEMKWDATEPQQNQFSFGSADQIVARARSIGAKVRGHALAWHQQQPGWTSSLSGTALRNAMLNHVTQVATHYKGQIDSWDVVNEAFEDGGSGARRDSNLQRTGNDWIEAAFRAARAADPAAKLCYNDYNTDGQNAKSNAVYAMVQDFKARGVPIDCVGFQSHFNAQSPLPSDYQANLQRFANLGVDVQITELDIEGSGTAQANSYAAAVRACLAVTRCNGITVWGIRDSDSWRASGTPLLFDNSGNKKAAYNSVLDVLNSVTTPTSPPTSPPTSPPTSPPTSPPTSPPTSPPAGSGCTSTITLNQWNGGFVATVRVTAGANRLNGWTVNVTLPAGAAVTNAWNAQVSGTSFSNVSYNGSVNAGATTEFGFQGTGTGPSVSTCTGR
- a CDS encoding ABC transporter substrate-binding protein, with translation MRRALSGLALAGLLLTATACGSSGESSGGTESGADQVKVGVIPILDVAPIYLGKEKGFFTSRNIELTMEAGQGGAAIVPGVVSGQFQFGFSNMTSLLIAQTKNVPIKTVAAGVASTGEQGKDFGAVMVKADSPIKTAADLAGKKISVNTLKNIGDTTVRESVRKAGGDPKSVAFVEMPFPNMPAALQDGQVDASWVVEPQLSQVKAAGGRLVASNFVDAAPGLTVAAYFTSAKLAGEDADLVKRFTEAINESLTYAGSHPDEVRAVLGSYTKIDEKTRGELILPKWPTEINQASVETLAKLGEQDGIFDGATPDVSKILP